CGACCGTCCGTCCGTCCGACCGGACCGTCCGCCGGACCGCGCGCCCCGGCTCACCGCCCGGCGGGGCCCATCCGGATCCGCAGGAACCGCGGCCGGTACAGATCCACATCGCCGTTGAGCCGGGGGTCGGCCGGGACGCCGGGCGGACCGAGCCAATTGATGTCGTAGCTGAGCACGAGCGCGCCGTCCGCGGTGAATTCGGGATGCGCCTGCGGGTTGTAGGCGGCGACGTACTGCGGGTCGGCGGCCGGCGGGCGGGGCGGGGTGAGCCGGCCGTTCGGCCCGTGCCAGGGGCCGTGGGGCGAGCAGGACCAGTAGCTGGTGAGGGACCGCATCCCGGCCGCGCCGCCGCCCCCGGTGTCCATGGTGATCAGCACCCAGGCGGGGCCGTCGCGGACGACGGTGAAGGCGCTGCCCACGCCGCGCCGGCCGCCGTCCCGCAGCACCGGCGCGGCCCGCCCGGCCCGCCGCTGCCAGTGGGCGCCGTCCCAGAACCGCCAGCTTCCGCGGTCCCCGAGCCGCCCGGCCGGGACCCGGGCGAGATAGGCGCTGGAGGCCGGTGACGAGGGCGGGTCGTCGCTGCCGAAGACATAGGTCCAGCCGCCGTCGCGGACCGCCGCCGCACCGTAGAGGACCCGCCGGCCCGGGTCCGCCGAGCTCGGGCCGACGGCCGGTGTGATGCCTTCCAGGCGCAGGCCGGGGAGCGAGAGCGTGGCGACCTCGGTGCCGCGCGGCACGCCGAAGATCCACGGTCCGGTGCCGGGGGCGCGGTTCCACAGCAGGACACGGACCACTTTTTCGGGCGATCCCGGGCTGCGGGGCTCCACGCTCGCGCGGACCGGCCAGCGCCAGCCGCCGCCGGGCGGGTCGGGGAAGAACGGTCCGGGGGCGGCCGCGGTGCCGCCGGTCAGGGTGCGCTCCAGGCGGCCCGAACGGGACATCACCACGGCGGAGTTGTGCCGCAGGAACGGGGTGCCGCCGGTGTCGGCGGTGCGCCAACGGCGGTTCTCCCCTTGCGGGTTGGGCGGCGCCTGGACGCGGTCGAGGAAGGTGTCGGAGAAGAGCCAGAGCGTCCGGCCGTCGGGGAGCCGCACCGAGTGGGTGCCGTCGCCGCCGGTCCAGTCGTCCGTCCGGGTGTTGTCATTGCCGTAACGGGCGAATTCCGCGGTATGCCGGGAATCGGCGGACCAGGAGGCGATCCGGCGTCCGGTGCAGTCCGCGGCGCGGCCGGGGGCGCCGGCCCGTGGAAGGGCCCAGAGGAGCGCGGCGACGGCCAGCAGCAGCGTGGCGGCGGTCACGGTGCGGGTCAGCGGCGCCTTGGGCATCGCGCTCCTCGGTCGGGTGCCGCGCCCACCGTACTGAACCTGCGCCGACGCCCCGGCCGAGGCGCGGCCCGTGGGTCACATGACGACTCCGCGCGATACGGGCGACCCGCCCCACCTGCCCCATCCGGCCCATGGATATCAACATTTCTGCGCGGTCAACGAGTGCAACGTCACAGCTGGAGCCCCTGCTCCAGCTAACGGTCGTTCGCCTAGCCTGCTGCCATGACCGCCGAGTCCCCCGAACTCCCCCTGGCCGCAGCCTTCCCGGATGCCGACCGCGCACAGTGGCAGCGCCTCGTCGAAGGCGTGCTGCGCAAATCGGGCGTCGCAGAGGCAACGGGCGCCGCCGCCGAGGACACGCTCGCCACCGATCTCCAGGACGGCATCCGCGTCCGCCCGCTCTACACCGCCGAGGACGGTACGGCCGCCCCGGGCCACCCGGGCTTCCCGCCGTTCGTACGGGCCGGCCGGCCCGAGGGCACGACCGTCGCCGGGTGGGACGTACGCCAGCGCCATGTCCACACCGATCCGCGGCGCGCCAATGAATCGGTCCTGGCCGATCTGGAGAACGGCGTCACCTCGGTCTGGCTGACCGTCGGCGACGGCGGGGTGCCGGTGGCCGGTCTGGAGCAGGCGCTGCAGGGGGTCTATCTGGACCTGGCCGCGGTGGTGCTGGACGCGGGTGCCGATTTCGCGGCGGCCGCCGAGGAGTTGCTGCGGCTGTACACCGCGTCCGGTGCGCCGGTGCGCGAGGCCGCCGGCTGCCTGGGCGCCGACCCGCTCGGTCTGCTGGCCCGTACGGGCGACGACGCCAAGCTGCGCGTCCAGTTGGAGTCGGCCGCCCGGATGGCCGCGCGCTGCTCCGCCGAGGCACCCGGTGTGCGGGCACTGGCCGTCGATGCGCTGGCCTACCACGAGGCGGGCGGTTCCGCCGCCGAGGAGCTGGGCACCTCGCTGGCCACCGGCGTCGCCTATCTGCGGCAGCTGACGGATTCCGGCCTCGGCATCGACGACGCCTGCCGGCAGCTGGAGTTCCGCTATGCCGCCACCGCCGACCAGTTCCTGACGATCGCCAAGCTACGCGCGGCCCGCCGGCTGTGGGCGCGGGTCGCCGAGGTGTGCGGGGCCTCCCCCGCCGCGTCCGCGCAGCGCCAGCACGCCGTCACCTCCACGGTGATGATGACCCGTCGGGACCCGTGGGTGAACATGCTGCGCACCACGGTCGCCGGGCTGTCCGCGGGAGTGGGCGGCGCCGACGCGGTGACGGTGCTGCCGTTCGACGCCGCCCTGGGCCTGCCCGACGCGTTCGCCCGCCGGATCGCCCGGAACACCCAGTCCGTGCTGCTGGAGGAGTCGCATCTGTCGAAGGTCATCGACCCGGCGGGCGGCTCCTGGTACGTGGAGAGCCTCACCGATGAACTGGCCCGTGCGGCCTGGGCGTGGTTCCAGGAGATCGAGGGGGCCGGCGGCCAGGCCGCGGCACTGCGCTCCGGGATGATCGCCGGCCGGCTGGCCGAGACCTGGGAGCGCCGTACCGAGGACCTCGCCCACCGGCGCGAACCGATCACCGGGGTCAGCGAGTTCCCGCACCTCGCCGAGCCGCCGGTGAACCGCGAGCCGGCGCCCGCGCCGATCGGCGGCGGGCTGCCGCGGGTGCGCAGGGACGATACGTTCGAGCGGCTGCGGTCGCGCTCCGATGCCCATCTGGCGGCGAGCGGCGCCCGCCCCAAGGTCTTCCTGGCCGCGCTGGGCCCGGTCGCGACACACACCGCGCGGGTGGCGTTCGCCGCCAATCTGTTCCAGGCGGGCGGCATCGAGACGGTCGCCGAACCCGCGCCGGTGGATGCGGAGTCGGTGGCCGAGGCGTTCGCCCGCAGTGGCGCGCGGATCGCCTGTCTGTGCGCGGGCGACGCGGTGTACGGCGAGCAGGGGGCGGCCGTGGCGGCCGCGCTGAAGTCGGCGGGGGCGCTGCGGGTGCACCTGGCCGGCAAGCCGCGCGGGCAGCGGGACGAATTGGTAGCGGCCGGTGTGGACTCCTTCGTCTTCACGGGCTGCGACGCGGTCGAGGTGCTGTCCTCGGCCCTGGATGTCATGGAGGTGGCGTGATGGAGGAGACGACGCAGCAGACGGGCGCCGTCGGCGGGCCGCCGCACGGTTCCTCGGCGCCCGAGGGCGCCATCCCGGACTTCAGCACGGTCGAACTCGGGGGCCCGGCCACCACGGACGCCGCCGGCGGGGCCGGGGAGTGGGCCGCGGCCGTACAGCAGGCCACCGGCAAGGGCGTGGCGGATCTGACGTGGGAGACGCCGGAAGGCATCGACGTCAAGCCGCTGTACACCGAGGCGGACCTCGACGGTCTGGACTTCCTGGGGACCTACCCGGGCATCACGCCGTATCTGCGCGGCCCGTACCCGACGATGTACGTCAACCAGCCCTGGACGATCCGGCAGTACGCGGGCTTCTCCACCGCCGAGGAGTCCAACGCCTTCTACCGGCGCAATCTCGCCGCCGGCCAGAAGGGCCTGTCGGTCGCCTTCGACCTGCCCACGCACCGCGGCTACGACAGCGACCACCCCCGGGTGACCGGCGATGTCGGCATGGCGGGCGTCGCGATCGACTCGATCTATGACATGCGGCAGCTCTTCGAGGGCATCCCGCTGGACAAGATGACCGTGTCGATGACGATGAACGGCGCGGTGCTTCCGGTGCTGGCGCTCTACATCGTGGCCGCGGAGGAACAGGGCGTACCGCCCGAGAAGCTGGCCGGGACCATCCAGAACGACATCCTCAAGGAGTTCATGGTCCGCAACACCTACATCTATCCGCCGCAGCCCTCGATGCGGATCATCTCCGACATCTTCGCGTACACCTCGCAGAAGATGCCGCGCTACAACTCCATCTCGATCTCCGGCTATCACATCCAGGAAGCGGGCGCGACGGCCGACCTGGAGCTGGCGTACACCCTGGCCGACGGGGTGGAGTACCTGCGCGCGGGCATCGCGGCGGGCATGGACGTGGACTCCTTCGCCCCGCGCCTCTCCTTCTTCTGGGCGATCGGCATGAACTTCTTCATGGAGATCGCCAAGCTGCGCGCGGCCCGGCTGCTGTGGGCGCGCCTGGTGCAGCGCTTCGAGCCGAAGAACCCCAAGTCCCTCTCGCTGCGCACCCATTCGCAGACCTCGGGCTGGTCGCTGACCGCGCAGGACGTGTTCAACAACGTCACGCGGACGTGTGTGGAGGCGATGGCCGCCACCCAGGGGCACACCCAGTCCCTGCACACCAACGCCCTCGACGAGGCCCTCGCGCTGCCCACCGACTTCTCCGCCCGTATCGCCCGCAACACCCAGCTGTTCCTGCAGCAGGAGTCGGGCACCTGCCGGGTCATCGACCCGTGGGGCGGCAGTGCGTACGTCGAGAAGCTCACCCACGATCTGGCGCAGCGGGCCTGGCAGCACATCGAGGAGGTCGAGGCGGCCGGCGGGATGGCCAAGGCCATCGACGCGGGCATCCCCAAGCTGCGGGTGGAGGAGGCCGCGGCCCGTACCCAGGCGCGGATCGACTCGGGGCGGCAGGCGCTGATCGGCGTCAACAAGTACCGGGTGGAGACCGACGAGGAGATCGAGGTCCTCAAGGTCGACAACTCCTCGGTGCGCGCCCAGCAGATCGAGAAGCTCAAGCGGCTGCGCGCCGAGCGCGACGAGGACGCCTGCCGGACGGCGCTGGAGGCGCTGACCGCGGCGGCCAAGTCCGGTGCCGGTGAGGGGCTGGAGGGCAATCTGCTGGCGCTGGCGGTGGACGCGGCCCGCGCCATGGCGACCGTCGGTGAGATCTCGGACGCACTGGAGTCGGTCTACGGGCGGCACTCCGGCCAGATCCGTACGATCTCCGGTGTGTACCGAGACGAAGCGGGCCCCTCCTCCGGTGTGGAGCGCACCCGGGCGCTGGTGGCCGAGTTCGAGCGCGCCGAGGGCCGCCGGCCGCGCATCCTGGTGGCCAAGATGGGCCAGGACGGCCATGACCGTGGCCAGAAGGTGATCGCCACGGCCTTTGCCGACCTGGGCTTCGACGTGGATGTCGGCCCGCTGTTCCAGACGCCGGCCGAGGTGGCCCGCCAGGCGGTGGAGGCGGACGTCCATATCGTCGGGGTGTCCTCGCTGGCCGCCGGTCACCTCACCTTGGTGCCCGCGCTGAAGGAGGCGCTGGCGGCGGAGGACCGCGAGGACATCACGATCGTGGTGGGCGGGGTGATCCCGCCGCAGGATGTGCAGCCGCTGCGGGACATGGGCGCCGCCGCGGTCTTCCTGCCCGGCACGGTCATCCCCGAGGCCGCCCACGATCTGGTGCGGGACCTGGCGTCGGTCCTCGGCCACGAGCTCTGAGCGGGGGGTCATGCCTGCGACGATCGATGTCGAACGGTACGCCGAGGGTGTCCGGGCGGGTTCCCGTGCCTGGATCGCCCGCGCCGTCACCCTGGTCGAGTCCACCCGCCCGGACCACCGGGCGGCGGCCCAGCGGCTGCTGATCGAGCTGCTGCCGTACTCCGGCTCGGCCCGCAGAGTGGGCATCAGCGGGGTGCCGGGTGTCGGCAAGTCGACCTTCATCGACGCGCTCGGCACACTGCTGACCGGGATGGGGCACCGGGTGGCGGTGCTCGCCGTCGACCCGTCCTCCAGCCGTACGGGCGGCTCCATCCTGGGCGACAAGACCAGGATGGAGCGGCTGGCGACCGACCCGGCGGCGTTCGTCCGGCCCTCCCCTACGTCCGGCACGCTGGGCGGGGTGGCACGGGCCACCCGGGAGTCCATCGTGGTGATGGAGGCGGCGGGCTATGACGTGATCCTGGTGGAGACGGTCGGCGTCGGCCAGTCCGAGACCACCGTCGCGGGCATGGTCGACACCTTTCTGCTGCTGACCCTGGCGCGCACCGGCGACCAGCTCCAGGGCATCAAGAAGGGCGTGCTGGAGCTGGCGGACCTGGTCTCCGTCAACAAGGCCGACGGCCCGCACGAGCGCGACGCCCGCTCCGCGGCCCGCGAACTGGCCGGTGCGCTACGGCTGTTGCAGCCGCCGGACGCGGCCTGGACCCCGCCCGTGCTGACCTGCAGCGCCCGCGAGGGCACCGGTCTGAAGGGCGTCTGGGAGCGGATCGAGCAGCACCGCACCCTGCTGGAGTCCACGGGGGCGCTGGCCGAGCGGCGCCGTACCCAGCAGGTCGACTGGACCTGGTCGATGGTGCGCGAGCGGCTGATCGACCGCCTCCAGGAGCACCCCGAGGTGCGCCGGCTGGGTCCGGAGGTCGAACGCGCGGTGCGCGACGGCGAGATCACCGCGACACTGGCCGCCGAACGCCTGCTGACGGCCTTCGGCCTGGCGGACCGGGCGCCGGGAGAGGCGTAGGGCCGGGCGCCGGGAGAGGCGTAGGGCCGGGCGCCGGCCGTAGTTCAGCTACCGCGCCCGCCTCAACTACCCCATCGATACGGCACGTTGCCCCCTCTCCGCGAAGTGGGCGACGGCCAGGTCCCGGAAGCGCGCGGCGGCCGTGGAGAGATAGCTGTCCTCGCGCCGGACCAGGCTCAGGGTCCGTACGCAGTCGGGGGTGTCGAGGTGCAGCCAGGCGAGCGGCACCGAGGCGAGGTCGGCGCGGGCCAGCGCGGGCATCAGGCCGACGCCGAGACCGGCCGCGATCAGGAAGTGGGTGGC
This genomic stretch from Streptomyces nigrescens harbors:
- a CDS encoding DUF4185 domain-containing protein: MPKAPLTRTVTAATLLLAVAALLWALPRAGAPGRAADCTGRRIASWSADSRHTAEFARYGNDNTRTDDWTGGDGTHSVRLPDGRTLWLFSDTFLDRVQAPPNPQGENRRWRTADTGGTPFLRHNSAVVMSRSGRLERTLTGGTAAAPGPFFPDPPGGGWRWPVRASVEPRSPGSPEKVVRVLLWNRAPGTGPWIFGVPRGTEVATLSLPGLRLEGITPAVGPSSADPGRRVLYGAAAVRDGGWTYVFGSDDPPSSPASSAYLARVPAGRLGDRGSWRFWDGAHWQRRAGRAAPVLRDGGRRGVGSAFTVVRDGPAWVLITMDTGGGGAAGMRSLTSYWSCSPHGPWHGPNGRLTPPRPPAADPQYVAAYNPQAHPEFTADGALVLSYDINWLGPPGVPADPRLNGDVDLYRPRFLRIRMGPAGR
- the mutA gene encoding methylmalonyl-CoA mutase small subunit; translated protein: MTAESPELPLAAAFPDADRAQWQRLVEGVLRKSGVAEATGAAAEDTLATDLQDGIRVRPLYTAEDGTAAPGHPGFPPFVRAGRPEGTTVAGWDVRQRHVHTDPRRANESVLADLENGVTSVWLTVGDGGVPVAGLEQALQGVYLDLAAVVLDAGADFAAAAEELLRLYTASGAPVREAAGCLGADPLGLLARTGDDAKLRVQLESAARMAARCSAEAPGVRALAVDALAYHEAGGSAAEELGTSLATGVAYLRQLTDSGLGIDDACRQLEFRYAATADQFLTIAKLRAARRLWARVAEVCGASPAASAQRQHAVTSTVMMTRRDPWVNMLRTTVAGLSAGVGGADAVTVLPFDAALGLPDAFARRIARNTQSVLLEESHLSKVIDPAGGSWYVESLTDELARAAWAWFQEIEGAGGQAAALRSGMIAGRLAETWERRTEDLAHRREPITGVSEFPHLAEPPVNREPAPAPIGGGLPRVRRDDTFERLRSRSDAHLAASGARPKVFLAALGPVATHTARVAFAANLFQAGGIETVAEPAPVDAESVAEAFARSGARIACLCAGDAVYGEQGAAVAAALKSAGALRVHLAGKPRGQRDELVAAGVDSFVFTGCDAVEVLSSALDVMEVA
- the scpA gene encoding methylmalonyl-CoA mutase, which codes for MEETTQQTGAVGGPPHGSSAPEGAIPDFSTVELGGPATTDAAGGAGEWAAAVQQATGKGVADLTWETPEGIDVKPLYTEADLDGLDFLGTYPGITPYLRGPYPTMYVNQPWTIRQYAGFSTAEESNAFYRRNLAAGQKGLSVAFDLPTHRGYDSDHPRVTGDVGMAGVAIDSIYDMRQLFEGIPLDKMTVSMTMNGAVLPVLALYIVAAEEQGVPPEKLAGTIQNDILKEFMVRNTYIYPPQPSMRIISDIFAYTSQKMPRYNSISISGYHIQEAGATADLELAYTLADGVEYLRAGIAAGMDVDSFAPRLSFFWAIGMNFFMEIAKLRAARLLWARLVQRFEPKNPKSLSLRTHSQTSGWSLTAQDVFNNVTRTCVEAMAATQGHTQSLHTNALDEALALPTDFSARIARNTQLFLQQESGTCRVIDPWGGSAYVEKLTHDLAQRAWQHIEEVEAAGGMAKAIDAGIPKLRVEEAAARTQARIDSGRQALIGVNKYRVETDEEIEVLKVDNSSVRAQQIEKLKRLRAERDEDACRTALEALTAAAKSGAGEGLEGNLLALAVDAARAMATVGEISDALESVYGRHSGQIRTISGVYRDEAGPSSGVERTRALVAEFERAEGRRPRILVAKMGQDGHDRGQKVIATAFADLGFDVDVGPLFQTPAEVARQAVEADVHIVGVSSLAAGHLTLVPALKEALAAEDREDITIVVGGVIPPQDVQPLRDMGAAAVFLPGTVIPEAAHDLVRDLASVLGHEL
- the meaB gene encoding methylmalonyl Co-A mutase-associated GTPase MeaB; translated protein: MPATIDVERYAEGVRAGSRAWIARAVTLVESTRPDHRAAAQRLLIELLPYSGSARRVGISGVPGVGKSTFIDALGTLLTGMGHRVAVLAVDPSSSRTGGSILGDKTRMERLATDPAAFVRPSPTSGTLGGVARATRESIVVMEAAGYDVILVETVGVGQSETTVAGMVDTFLLLTLARTGDQLQGIKKGVLELADLVSVNKADGPHERDARSAARELAGALRLLQPPDAAWTPPVLTCSAREGTGLKGVWERIEQHRTLLESTGALAERRRTQQVDWTWSMVRERLIDRLQEHPEVRRLGPEVERAVRDGEITATLAAERLLTAFGLADRAPGEA